The following are encoded together in the Vibrio zhugei genome:
- a CDS encoding glycoside hydrolase family 3 N-terminal domain-containing protein, translated as MKYKNPSLSTAERVRDLLSHMTVEEKLAQMGAQWLILDPAGEHQERELELSSEHVERSVKDKLQHGLGQISRPLGTHTVDAVNGVKALNQLQHYLVEETRLGIPALAHEECLVGLMVKGGTLYPSSLNYGHTWNPTLVEEAAKDIGRQARMVGAKQGLAPVLDVSRDVRWGRTEETLGEDPYLVGVMASHYVKGLQGEHRDLFATLKHFVGHSASEGARNHAPVNIGFKELNDTFLLPFEMAVKWANAGSVMPAYHDIDGEPCHASHFLLTEILREQWGFDGLVVADYGGIDLLSSHHSVAQNSASAAALAFNAGLDIELPDDACSTKLAEALRNDWITMEKIDEIVGRILSKKFEMGLFEHPYTDIPQSPLHNQESQNIAYQVASESIVLLKNHNQTLPLKASQKVALIGATADDQLALLGGYSFPVHLIFSQEDSTDKVSKTLLEAFQERFEHVMYAKGCDILTERHANAPVFPGDVDLAVEQTAQSPISRDLSQIEAAVATAAENDVAVVCVGDLAGLFQTGTVGEGSDCDSLALPGVQQQMLDAVLDTGKPVIVLVTGGRPYNLGRAEEEASAIVLGWAPGQAGADAIADTFVGKNNPSGKLTLSIPKNVGAVPYFYNHKLKSAGTPIAYHFGSSFNFGHGLSYTEFAYSDFKVNKDQFAVDDTVELSMTLTNTGHVAGAEVVQLYTRDVVSSVVRPVKELKGFMKVFLDAGESKTLTFQLPVDMLNLTNRDHQRVVEGGEFELMLGASSKDIHFRHRIEVLGHVHVLPQAWRMMCEVKVE; from the coding sequence ATGAAGTATAAGAATCCCTCTCTTTCGACAGCAGAACGTGTCAGAGACCTGCTTTCGCATATGACCGTTGAAGAAAAATTGGCGCAAATGGGCGCGCAATGGTTAATCCTCGATCCCGCCGGAGAGCATCAAGAACGTGAGCTCGAATTGTCCAGTGAGCATGTCGAGCGGTCGGTCAAAGACAAGCTTCAACATGGGTTAGGTCAGATTTCACGTCCACTTGGTACACATACGGTTGATGCGGTTAATGGGGTCAAAGCGCTTAACCAATTACAACACTATTTAGTTGAAGAAACGCGACTGGGGATCCCAGCCTTAGCCCATGAGGAGTGTTTGGTTGGATTGATGGTGAAAGGGGGCACGTTATACCCTTCTTCGTTAAATTATGGACACACATGGAACCCGACACTGGTTGAAGAGGCGGCCAAGGATATTGGGCGACAAGCGCGCATGGTAGGCGCTAAACAAGGACTTGCACCGGTCTTGGATGTCTCGCGCGATGTGCGTTGGGGGCGAACCGAAGAAACATTGGGTGAGGATCCTTATCTTGTCGGCGTCATGGCCAGTCACTACGTGAAAGGTTTACAAGGTGAGCACCGTGATCTTTTCGCCACGCTCAAACATTTTGTCGGGCACTCTGCCAGTGAAGGGGCGCGCAATCATGCGCCAGTTAATATCGGATTTAAAGAGCTCAATGATACCTTCCTACTCCCGTTTGAAATGGCGGTAAAATGGGCGAATGCGGGATCTGTTATGCCTGCTTATCATGATATTGATGGTGAACCTTGCCACGCTTCCCATTTTTTACTGACCGAGATATTACGTGAGCAATGGGGCTTTGATGGTTTGGTGGTCGCAGATTATGGCGGCATTGATTTACTGAGCTCGCATCACTCGGTAGCCCAAAACAGCGCGAGTGCGGCCGCGCTTGCCTTTAACGCCGGGTTAGATATTGAATTACCCGATGACGCGTGCTCAACAAAACTGGCAGAGGCTTTACGAAACGATTGGATTACGATGGAAAAAATCGATGAGATTGTGGGCCGCATCTTGAGTAAGAAGTTTGAAATGGGGCTATTTGAACATCCGTATACTGATATTCCACAGAGCCCTCTCCATAATCAAGAGAGTCAAAACATTGCTTATCAAGTCGCGAGCGAATCGATTGTTCTGTTGAAAAACCATAATCAGACCTTGCCACTCAAAGCCTCACAGAAAGTGGCGCTGATTGGCGCAACCGCCGATGATCAGCTGGCTTTATTGGGTGGCTATAGTTTTCCGGTTCATCTGATTTTTAGTCAGGAAGACAGCACAGACAAAGTTTCGAAAACGTTACTTGAAGCCTTTCAAGAGCGTTTTGAACACGTGATGTATGCGAAAGGGTGCGATATTTTGACCGAGCGCCATGCCAATGCCCCCGTGTTCCCTGGCGATGTGGACTTGGCGGTTGAGCAAACGGCTCAGTCACCGATAAGTCGTGATCTTAGCCAGATTGAGGCCGCTGTGGCGACGGCGGCTGAAAATGATGTGGCTGTGGTTTGTGTTGGGGACTTAGCGGGCTTATTCCAAACAGGAACAGTAGGCGAAGGATCGGATTGCGATAGCTTGGCGCTTCCCGGCGTGCAGCAGCAAATGCTTGATGCCGTGCTGGATACAGGCAAACCTGTGATTGTGTTGGTCACCGGAGGCCGACCTTATAACCTAGGCCGTGCAGAAGAGGAAGCCTCGGCCATCGTGTTGGGGTGGGCACCGGGTCAGGCTGGCGCGGATGCCATTGCGGATACGTTCGTCGGCAAAAATAACCCGAGTGGTAAACTGACGCTGTCGATTCCTAAAAATGTTGGAGCGGTGCCGTATTTCTATAACCACAAGCTTAAAAGTGCCGGAACGCCGATTGCCTACCACTTCGGCTCGAGTTTCAACTTCGGTCATGGGTTGAGCTACACCGAATTTGCCTACTCCGACTTTAAGGTGAATAAGGACCAGTTCGCTGTGGATGACACGGTTGAATTATCGATGACGCTTACGAATACGGGGCATGTCGCGGGGGCCGAGGTGGTACAGCTGTATACTCGCGATGTGGTATCGAGTGTGGTGCGTCCGGTGAAGGAATTAAAAGGTTTTATGAAAGTCTTCCTTGATGCGGGCGAAAGTAAAACGCTGACCTTCCAATTGCCCGTCGATATGCTTAACCTTACCAATCGCGATCACCAGCGTGTGGTTGAAGGTGGGGAGTTTGAGTTGATGCTTGGTGCGTCCTCGAAGGACATTCATTTCCGCCATCGCATTGAGGTGCTTGGTCACGTCCATGTCCTGCCACAAGCCTGGCGTATGATGTGTGAGGTGAAGGTGGAATAA